In Vibrio alginolyticus NBRC 15630 = ATCC 17749, the sequence CTGAGTTTGCAGTAATAGTTGCCAACGGTATTTACCAGCCCGCTTGGCCAAAGGTGAAGGAGTAGGGCCTAACACCATGCAGGAATCATCGAACAGAGGGTGTGACTCTAACGTAAAGCGAACCTGACGCAGGAAGTCTTCAACTACCTCACTTTGGTTCGCCTCTGCTTTAAACAGAGTCAAGAAACTATAAGGTGGAAGCTGAGCCAATTTGCGTTCTTCCAGAGCAGTCATAGCAAAGTGGCGATAGTCTTTTTGAAGCAGGGCCTGCAGCAAGCTGTGCTCAGGATGGTGGGTTTGTAGGATAACCTCGCCAGGTTTACTTGCGCGGCCGGCACGACCTGCGACTTGAATAAACAACTGCGCTAGTCGCTCGGAAGCGCGGAAGTCACTACTATAGAGAGAGCCATCAACATCCAAAAGAGCAACGAGCGTTACATTTGGAAAATGGTGCCCCTTAGCCAGCATTTGGGTGCCAATCAGAATTTGATGTTCACCTTTACGAATCGATTCAAGGGCATCTTCCAAACTACCTTTGCGACGTGTGCTGTCTCTGTCGATGCGAATGGCGTTGTATTCTGGAAATAACTGAGCCAATTGTTGTTCGAGTTGTTCCGTTCCTACGCCGACGGTAACCAATTGGGTTGAACCACACCCCTGACACTGATGAATTACCGGTTGTTGTGAGCCGCAGTGATGGCAGCGTATTTCGTTGCTGTAATGGTGGAACGTATAGTACGCATCACAGCGTTTACATTCTGCAATCCAACCGCATTCATGGCACATCAAAGCGGGCGAAAAGCCTCGGCGGTTAAGAAACAACATTACTTGATTGCCAGCTTTTAAATGCTTGCGCATCTCGGCAATCAGTTGGGCAGATAAGCCACTTTCTAAATACTGACCTTTTACATCTAACACTTTATTGGTGGTTGGCACGGCAGAGCCAGCTCGTTGGGTTAGTGTTAAATGGTGATATTTGCCTGACAAGGCATTGTGCAATGTCTCCAGTGCAGGTGTGGCTGAGCCCAGAACAATCGGAACTTGTTCTTTATGAGCGCGCATTACAGCAACATCGCGTGCATGATAACGCAAGCTATCTTGCTGTTTGTAAGAGGTGTCATGTTCCTCGTCCACAATGATAATCCCGAGATCAGCAAAAGGCGCGAGTAGGGCAGAGCGTGTGCCGATAATGATTCCGGCCGCTTTGTCGCGTGCAGAAAGCCACGCATTCAGACGCTCCGTCTCGTTTAACCCGGAGTGGATGACGTCAACTGGCACATTAAAACGGCGTTTAAAGCGGTTGATGGTTTGGGGCGTTAAGCCAATCTCTGGTACTAAAACCAAGGCTTGTTTCCCTTGCTCTAAAACTGGCTTGATAAGGTTTAAGTAAACTTCGGTTTTACCAGAGCCAGTTACTCCCTCTAATAAATAGCAAGCAAAGCCTGTTTGGCTATTTACACTTGCAATAGCCAGCGCTTGTTCGTGGTTGAGCTTTGGCTTTTCGACGTCGCATTCAACGTGCTGTCCCCACTGGGTGATTACAGGCTTCTTCTCGATACGTTCAATCCAGCCTTTCTCTTCTAAAGACTTTAGTACTGTTGAGGCTATCTCTTGGTCGACAAATTCCTGGTGAGGCAAAGCGCCGTTAACCAACATTTGCAAGACCTTCTGTTGTTTGACCGCTCGACGATCAAGCCCTTGCATCAGCTTGTCTTTACCGGATTCGGTAATTTGCCACTCTTGTAGCGTCGCAAAATCTGCAGGCTTTCCTTTACGTAGAGCTGCTGGCATCGCATTGTGTAGCGTATCTCCAAGTGGGTATTGGTAGAACTGGCTGCACCAAGTCAGCAACGAATAAAGCTTTTCAGACCATATCGGCTGAGAATCAAGAACTGCTTTGATTGGCTTGAGTTGCTCTTTGGGAAAGTCCGAGTGATTAACCATCGCGGTGACGATGCCAACTAACGTTTGGCGTCCAAAAGGTACGGAAACGCGTCCACCAATGATCGGAAACAGGTGCCCCGGAATGGCGTAATCAAATTGTTTGTCGAGCGGAACGGGTAATGCCACTCTAGCAATGGTTGGACGCATAAATTCTTAGCTATTAAAAAAGAGGGAAAGGAAATGAGAGTCTATTAAAATCGGTATGGAAATTCGAGTAAAGCAATGCGATTCAGCGTGAATCGTGCCTCTATGATTAGTCTGGCTAAAAAAGTGGCGAAAAAGTTGCCAAATGTGTTGATCCGAGCAATGTGATTCTTTACTATATCGCGCCTTGAGATATGGCTTCGGCAATTAGTTGAT encodes:
- the priA gene encoding primosomal protein N', with amino-acid sequence MRPTIARVALPVPLDKQFDYAIPGHLFPIIGGRVSVPFGRQTLVGIVTAMVNHSDFPKEQLKPIKAVLDSQPIWSEKLYSLLTWCSQFYQYPLGDTLHNAMPAALRKGKPADFATLQEWQITESGKDKLMQGLDRRAVKQQKVLQMLVNGALPHQEFVDQEIASTVLKSLEEKGWIERIEKKPVITQWGQHVECDVEKPKLNHEQALAIASVNSQTGFACYLLEGVTGSGKTEVYLNLIKPVLEQGKQALVLVPEIGLTPQTINRFKRRFNVPVDVIHSGLNETERLNAWLSARDKAAGIIIGTRSALLAPFADLGIIIVDEEHDTSYKQQDSLRYHARDVAVMRAHKEQVPIVLGSATPALETLHNALSGKYHHLTLTQRAGSAVPTTNKVLDVKGQYLESGLSAQLIAEMRKHLKAGNQVMLFLNRRGFSPALMCHECGWIAECKRCDAYYTFHHYSNEIRCHHCGSQQPVIHQCQGCGSTQLVTVGVGTEQLEQQLAQLFPEYNAIRIDRDSTRRKGSLEDALESIRKGEHQILIGTQMLAKGHHFPNVTLVALLDVDGSLYSSDFRASERLAQLFIQVAGRAGRASKPGEVILQTHHPEHSLLQALLQKDYRHFAMTALEERKLAQLPPYSFLTLFKAEANQSEVVEDFLRQVRFTLESHPLFDDSCMVLGPTPSPLAKRAGKYRWQLLLQTQHRSLMQKLLTSAKPAIELLPNAKKVRWNLDIEPQDLS